Proteins co-encoded in one Lysobacter solisilvae genomic window:
- a CDS encoding GMC family oxidoreductase N-terminal domain-containing protein, whose translation MASLAGVIAGCCLPSMASAATQTRSKLSLPPSAIQSDYDVVVVGSGYGGAVMAARLAPGRKLCVLERGREWQPSDFPSQLDQAIGEFRGSTKPLGLFDYHAGPHVDVLVGNGLGGTSLINANVVMPPDRDIFSGWPAAIRNDYASGVMAGYEKRVLDMLAVEAVGQADGLRKNWFHVSTSEQRKKAGSRGKTGNLPLSVNLSRYASAPNAQGVVQALCKRCGDCVTGCRYGAKNSLDVNYLPLARQRGAEIISRTEVSHVERLANGQWRVHYVARPEGAAAYSGALTARAVVLSAGTLGTTKILMRSRAQGLPLSDALGKRFSANGDILGLAYNTDVQTNIMGFGTGLPAMGLQKVGPTITTVSDYRGAAAVSERFLIEDGAVPSLLVDAMRTGLPPLAGISTSIPEDQRMAKDLAGKDARGALNHSMIYLGIGHDSAGGRLELAANGSVSVNWPGITDEPFVSRIRAEMTRHANAFEGTYLDSPRSHPIFGGAMTTVHPLGGSPMSDRSDSGVVNANGQVYDPRTGLTGVHSGLYAVDGSIVPGSIGVNPLLTIAALAERAADRFS comes from the coding sequence ATGGCTTCCCTTGCCGGCGTTATTGCCGGGTGCTGTCTTCCCTCAATGGCCTCGGCCGCCACGCAGACGCGATCCAAGCTCAGTCTGCCGCCTTCAGCCATTCAGTCCGACTACGATGTGGTAGTCGTCGGCTCAGGCTATGGCGGCGCGGTTATGGCCGCCCGACTTGCCCCCGGTCGAAAGCTGTGTGTCCTGGAGCGGGGGCGGGAGTGGCAGCCCAGTGACTTCCCGAGCCAGCTGGATCAGGCGATCGGGGAGTTCCGAGGCAGCACGAAGCCACTGGGGCTCTTTGACTACCACGCAGGCCCACACGTCGATGTGCTCGTAGGGAACGGCTTGGGCGGCACATCGCTGATCAATGCCAATGTCGTCATGCCACCGGATCGCGACATCTTCTCCGGTTGGCCGGCCGCCATTCGCAACGATTACGCGTCTGGTGTCATGGCAGGCTACGAGAAACGAGTTCTAGATATGCTAGCGGTGGAGGCTGTAGGCCAGGCAGACGGTCTGCGCAAAAACTGGTTCCATGTATCTACCAGCGAACAGCGTAAGAAGGCCGGCAGCCGTGGCAAGACTGGAAACCTCCCGCTATCAGTAAATCTTTCGCGTTATGCGTCTGCCCCGAATGCGCAGGGCGTTGTGCAAGCACTTTGCAAGCGGTGCGGCGATTGCGTGACAGGGTGCCGCTACGGGGCAAAGAACTCTCTCGACGTCAACTACCTGCCGCTGGCAAGGCAGAGAGGTGCTGAGATCATCAGCCGCACTGAGGTCAGTCACGTTGAGCGATTGGCGAACGGTCAGTGGAGGGTGCACTACGTCGCCCGGCCGGAGGGCGCAGCGGCCTATAGCGGGGCTCTGACGGCCCGTGCCGTCGTACTCAGTGCCGGCACCCTTGGCACGACCAAGATTCTAATGCGCTCACGCGCCCAGGGCCTCCCTCTATCGGATGCACTGGGCAAGCGCTTCTCCGCAAACGGTGACATTCTGGGCCTTGCCTACAACACCGACGTGCAAACGAACATCATGGGCTTTGGCACCGGACTGCCGGCCATGGGTTTGCAAAAGGTAGGGCCCACGATCACGACCGTGTCGGACTATCGAGGTGCCGCTGCCGTGTCCGAGCGCTTCCTCATCGAAGACGGCGCCGTGCCAAGCTTGTTGGTCGATGCCATGCGTACCGGGTTGCCACCTCTGGCCGGAATCAGCACTTCGATCCCCGAGGACCAGCGTATGGCCAAAGACCTTGCCGGGAAGGACGCCCGGGGCGCCCTGAACCACAGCATGATCTACCTCGGTATCGGCCACGACTCTGCCGGCGGCCGCTTGGAGCTGGCGGCTAACGGAAGTGTTTCAGTTAACTGGCCTGGCATTACCGATGAGCCATTTGTGTCTCGAATTCGCGCTGAAATGACTCGGCATGCGAACGCATTCGAAGGCACCTACTTGGACAGCCCGCGTTCGCATCCCATCTTTGGAGGTGCGATGACCACGGTCCATCCTCTCGGAGGATCCCCCATGAGTGATCGGTCCGATTCGGGGGTGGTCAATGCCAATGGCCAGGTTTACGACCCGCGTACGGGGTTGACGGGGGTACACTCCGGCCTTTACGCCGTGGACGGCTCCATTGTGCCGGGATCGATTGGTGTGAATCCATTGTTGACCATTGCAGCCTTGGCCGAACGTGCGGCGGATCGCTTTTCTTGA
- a CDS encoding AraC family transcriptional regulator yields the protein MLGRVASQRFCDLVSSSVQQLGDPAIGLKFGGMVGGNAFGLLGVASATAETLADVIRTLSRMESLTSTLGQVSVVRDAKVVHLRWKAHGQPPSPAVVEGILAGWASFGRYLLGANVPVRSISFCHDRRASSAAYEDALACDVRFNARWNALTVATDLLDARTRFFEPRLHNALWRWSDASIIVASAASSSLVRRVVDVIDGKLPWSVPSESEIARELGMSCRNLQRRLHCSGLTYRRLLECVRGKVAIGAMMNGSQSFVRIAERIGYAEQASFCRSFRRWAGIAPSEFTRALAPHFFALRTQTPPTMG from the coding sequence ATGCTGGGCCGAGTAGCGTCTCAACGCTTCTGTGACCTGGTCAGCTCCAGTGTCCAGCAGTTGGGCGATCCAGCCATCGGGCTCAAATTTGGCGGGATGGTGGGCGGGAACGCCTTCGGTCTGCTGGGAGTCGCGAGCGCTACCGCCGAAACGCTGGCAGACGTGATCCGAACGCTATCCAGAATGGAGTCACTCACGAGCACCCTGGGTCAGGTGAGCGTAGTTCGTGATGCGAAGGTCGTACATTTGCGGTGGAAGGCTCATGGACAGCCACCGTCGCCTGCGGTCGTCGAAGGCATCTTGGCAGGATGGGCATCGTTCGGTCGTTACTTGCTTGGGGCCAACGTTCCCGTTCGATCCATCTCGTTCTGCCATGATCGACGTGCTAGTTCAGCTGCCTACGAAGATGCATTGGCATGTGACGTGCGGTTCAATGCGCGTTGGAATGCCCTGACGGTGGCCACCGACCTGCTGGACGCGAGGACACGGTTCTTCGAGCCCAGGCTTCATAACGCGCTTTGGCGCTGGTCGGACGCTTCAATCATCGTGGCTTCCGCTGCCTCATCAAGCCTCGTGCGTCGAGTAGTCGACGTCATCGACGGCAAGCTTCCGTGGTCAGTACCTTCTGAATCCGAGATCGCCCGCGAGTTGGGAATGAGTTGCCGAAACCTGCAGCGTCGCCTGCATTGTTCGGGATTGACTTATCGCCGCCTGCTGGAATGCGTGCGAGGCAAGGTGGCCATCGGTGCCATGATGAACGGTTCTCAGAGTTTTGTGCGGATCGCCGAGCGCATTGGCTACGCCGAGCAGGCGTCGTTCTGCCGGTCTTTCCGACGCTGGGCAGGCATTGCGCCGAGCGAGTTTACCCGAGCGCTTGCACCGCATTTTTTCGCACTTAGAACTCAAACTCCACCGACAATGGGATAG